A stretch of the Musa acuminata AAA Group cultivar baxijiao chromosome BXJ2-7, Cavendish_Baxijiao_AAA, whole genome shotgun sequence genome encodes the following:
- the LOC135617323 gene encoding protein NOI4-like, which translates to MSDKGRPLPKFGEWDVNDPASAEGFTVIFNKARDERKTGSNARETDSPGKEETGFKHGPYASKSTAKKWFCCMQASAES; encoded by the exons GACAAAGGTCGGCCCTTGCCAAAGTTTGGCGAGTGGGATGTCAATGATCCTGCTTCTGCAGAGGGGTTCACTGTGATCTTTAATAAAGCCCGAGATGAGAGGAAAACAGGGAGCAATGCACGAGAAACAGACTCACCTGGGAAGGAGGAGACAGGTTTTAAACATGGACCGTATGCTTCTAAGTCTACTGCT AAGAAATGGTTTTGCTGCATGCAAGCATCAGCAGAATCATGA